A window of Haliscomenobacter hydrossis DSM 1100 contains these coding sequences:
- a CDS encoding DUF6340 family protein, whose translation MKNQSLLLFAFVALISWSCGTSSTLLEVLQPSQIVLPEDIKVVALIDRSKPEKGFANFMEGAFSGEDFGQDREGRRLALQNLTTTLTRTPTLQIKGTGVEYTGSKNGKQMLPPLNWDEIKSICSKYGADAVIALESFDSSSDISYSQSSYKSKQKDGTEITKYTHTARRNVRVYMGWRVYDPKLRVVVDENTTNESDEDTATGDTQDRARTNLRSQLTAVRELAAKAGDSYGKRIAPVWVNVSRTYYTTAKGADKDAMEQAHRLTQAGKWEEAAEVWNDLLSSARDPKTKGKAAHNLALAFERNGNLSKAEDWAGKAYTQYGNKTSQNYVYVIQQRISDQARLDYQLKKVKP comes from the coding sequence ATGAAAAATCAATCCCTATTGCTGTTCGCCTTTGTAGCCCTGATTAGTTGGAGTTGTGGCACCAGTTCTACCTTGTTGGAAGTACTCCAACCTTCCCAAATTGTACTCCCTGAAGACATCAAAGTAGTAGCCCTGATCGACCGAAGTAAACCGGAAAAAGGTTTTGCCAACTTTATGGAGGGAGCCTTTTCTGGCGAAGATTTTGGCCAGGATCGCGAAGGTCGCCGCCTGGCACTGCAAAACCTCACCACCACCCTTACCCGTACCCCAACCCTCCAGATCAAAGGAACCGGGGTGGAATATACGGGCAGCAAAAACGGCAAACAAATGTTGCCGCCGCTCAATTGGGATGAGATCAAATCAATCTGTAGCAAATATGGTGCAGATGCCGTGATTGCCCTGGAATCATTTGACTCCTCCTCCGACATTTCCTACAGCCAATCCAGCTACAAGTCCAAACAAAAAGACGGCACCGAAATCACCAAATACACCCATACCGCACGGCGGAATGTACGCGTTTACATGGGTTGGCGGGTATACGATCCCAAGTTAAGGGTAGTGGTAGATGAAAACACCACCAATGAATCGGACGAAGATACCGCGACAGGTGATACCCAGGACAGAGCACGCACCAACCTGCGTTCTCAGCTTACCGCAGTACGTGAACTCGCCGCAAAAGCTGGCGATAGTTACGGCAAACGGATTGCGCCAGTATGGGTCAACGTGAGTCGCACCTATTACACGACCGCCAAGGGTGCAGATAAAGATGCCATGGAACAAGCCCACCGCCTTACCCAGGCGGGCAAATGGGAAGAAGCCGCTGAAGTTTGGAACGATTTACTCAGCTCTGCCCGCGATCCTAAAACCAAAGGCAAAGCGGCCCATAACCTCGCCCTTGCTTTTGAACGCAACGGTAACCTCAGCAAGGCCGAAGATTGGGCAGGCAAGGCCTATACCCAATACGGGAATAAAACCTCCCAAAACTACGTGTACGTCATCCAGCAGCGGATCTCCGATCAAGCGAGATTGGATTACCAGCTCAAAAAGGTAAAACCGTAG
- a CDS encoding DUF4407 domain-containing protein encodes MKGLLFDFFVWSAGSDREILDRTGRSEHIKHAGYGGLVLVPAVLGLFSMMYAVSTLTSKPFVFIGAGIIWAAIVFIFDRFIVSTFRKSDNPRKDLFSFLFLSRLLFSIGIGVLVSHPIVLLVFDDSLEQELFAMKEEGEKAIYDQYESTVDVVRSRDSLLKGEVEVKLAERACKEKLLLFEMSGKDTTMNCGTTSGMKQYGPRAKEIKEEIVYLNEEIAALRSKNDTKIGDNTQEITKLQADRAAKLKSFNDQFSYNYLAREVALERLEAKPVGGTSVKWTKWFLIVFFVLVDILPVFFKASTRPGEYDRLLDKERESIANSFPAYERAQEDRVRKAYVDQMAQHRVDEVNRTFQEKKTSFPELKAELSQYLNVNTPFEYGKEDTKPDPVGQLWSRSGLDWLRYGFYSIGQSGFLVAFTRDWAYLTGGVWVFFLLNLLIGYVVKRTV; translated from the coding sequence ATGAAGGGACTACTATTCGACTTTTTTGTATGGAGTGCAGGTTCGGACCGGGAAATCCTGGACCGAACTGGCCGCTCCGAGCACATCAAGCACGCCGGCTACGGCGGCCTGGTCTTGGTACCTGCGGTGCTGGGATTATTCTCCATGATGTACGCGGTATCTACGTTGACCTCCAAACCTTTTGTATTTATTGGGGCGGGGATCATCTGGGCGGCCATCGTGTTTATCTTTGACCGCTTTATCGTTTCCACTTTCCGCAAATCCGACAACCCGCGCAAGGATTTGTTTTCCTTCCTCTTTTTAAGCCGTTTGTTGTTTTCCATTGGCATTGGGGTGCTGGTATCGCACCCGATTGTGCTGTTGGTTTTTGACGACAGCCTGGAGCAGGAGCTTTTTGCCATGAAAGAAGAGGGCGAAAAAGCGATCTACGACCAGTACGAAAGTACTGTAGACGTGGTGCGTTCCCGCGATTCCCTGCTGAAAGGAGAAGTGGAAGTCAAACTGGCCGAACGCGCCTGCAAAGAAAAACTCCTGTTGTTTGAAATGAGTGGCAAAGACACCACCATGAATTGTGGTACCACCTCGGGCATGAAACAATACGGCCCTCGCGCCAAGGAAATCAAAGAAGAAATCGTTTACCTCAACGAGGAAATTGCTGCCTTGCGCAGTAAAAACGACACCAAAATTGGCGACAATACCCAGGAAATCACCAAACTCCAGGCTGACCGCGCGGCAAAACTCAAAAGTTTCAACGATCAATTCAGTTACAATTACCTGGCTCGGGAGGTGGCGCTGGAACGTCTGGAAGCCAAACCGGTCGGGGGCACTTCGGTGAAATGGACCAAGTGGTTTTTGATCGTCTTCTTTGTATTAGTCGATATCCTGCCCGTCTTTTTTAAAGCCTCTACCAGACCCGGTGAATATGACCGCCTGCTGGACAAGGAGCGGGAAAGCATCGCGAACTCCTTTCCCGCGTACGAACGTGCACAGGAAGATCGGGTGCGCAAGGCTTATGTTGATCAAATGGCGCAGCACCGCGTGGATGAAGTCAACCGCACCTTTCAGGAAAAAAAAACCTCCTTTCCTGAATTAAAAGCCGAACTCAGTCAATACCTCAACGTCAATACTCCTTTTGAATATGGCAAGGAAGACACCAAACCTGACCCCGTTGGCCAACTGTGGAGCCGCAGTGGGCTGGATTGGTTGCGCTACGGCTTTTATTCCATCGGCCAATCCGGTTTTCTCGTGGCGTTTACCCGTGATTGGGCTTACCTCACGGGGGGCGTGTGGGTCTTCTTTTTGCTCAATCTCTTGATTGGGTATGTGGTCAAACGTACGGTTTAA
- a CDS encoding cyanophycinase, whose amino-acid sequence MFFKKQCSLFLLLNVLLCATLTQAQDNTPTVGPAQGALIIVGGGKVGPDIWARFIELAGGEGANIVVIPTANEDASIATGVSVEKDLLQRLGVDNVTILHTRDRKQADDPGFVASLRNATGIWFTGGRHWRLADSYLNTLAHREFKALLTRGGVIAGTSAGATIQGSFMVRGDTKGNALMIGDHVEGLDFIHNVTIDQHLLTRNRQFDLVEVIRQRPELLGIGIDESTAIVVQKDTFEVIGNSFVAIYDAKNFSADASKTTGEAASSGPFYFLGKGQRFDLKERRVLRR is encoded by the coding sequence ATGTTTTTCAAAAAACAGTGTAGCCTATTTTTGCTGCTTAATGTACTGCTCTGCGCCACCCTTACCCAGGCACAGGACAACACCCCGACGGTTGGCCCGGCACAAGGTGCGCTCATCATTGTAGGTGGAGGCAAAGTAGGTCCCGACATCTGGGCGCGTTTCATTGAACTGGCCGGAGGTGAAGGCGCCAACATTGTAGTGATTCCCACTGCCAACGAAGATGCCAGTATTGCCACCGGCGTTTCGGTGGAAAAAGACCTGCTGCAACGACTCGGAGTAGACAATGTGACCATCTTGCACACCCGTGACCGCAAACAAGCGGATGACCCAGGATTTGTGGCTTCTTTACGCAATGCCACCGGCATCTGGTTCACCGGTGGGCGGCACTGGCGACTGGCAGACTCTTATCTGAATACCCTGGCACACCGTGAATTTAAGGCTTTGCTGACCCGCGGAGGCGTCATTGCGGGTACCTCGGCAGGAGCTACTATCCAGGGTTCGTTTATGGTAAGAGGCGATACCAAGGGCAATGCCCTTATGATCGGCGATCATGTGGAAGGGCTGGATTTTATCCACAACGTGACCATTGACCAACACTTGTTGACCCGCAACCGCCAGTTTGATTTGGTAGAAGTGATTCGCCAGCGTCCTGAATTACTGGGTATTGGCATCGATGAAAGCACGGCGATCGTGGTGCAAAAAGACACTTTTGAGGTAATCGGCAATTCGTTTGTAGCGATTTATGATGCCAAAAATTTCAGCGCCGATGCGTCAAAAACTACAGGTGAAGCTGCAAGCTCCGGGCCATTTTATTTTTTGGGAAAAGGACAGCGCTTTGATTTGAAGGAGCGGAGGGTGTTGAGGAGGTAA
- a CDS encoding IS110 family transposase, protein MQTVQQIFLGLDVSKDELVSAHPDKSAGSGWSKAKIINEVALIKKWLTEIGVADKHFVLEHTGNYSQRLIHCLDELGASFSVVNPAQSRAMAKVLMKTSKTDDQDAQTLSRLGQSLLTQPYQMPPKAQRMRKEAFNALCAMQKQERQIQNQLHALKYLVDPNGVVVEGYHSVLTVVRTQIKRLQAQLRPEVDQVQEKQLVERISSIKGVGKATAEAFVALFGDFSAFDSAKAFTKFIGLAPSEFSSGKSVRGRSSITKKGSAKIRALLFNCARSAMNYNTFCKALYQRIIAKGKNGKVALTAVMHKLARQIFGVVKSGVDFDPKFTIQKKCV, encoded by the coding sequence ATGCAAACAGTGCAGCAAATTTTCTTAGGCTTGGATGTTTCAAAAGACGAATTGGTATCGGCTCATCCTGATAAAAGTGCTGGCTCAGGGTGGAGTAAAGCTAAAATCATCAATGAAGTAGCCTTGATTAAAAAGTGGCTTACTGAAATTGGTGTGGCAGATAAGCACTTTGTTTTGGAACATACGGGGAACTACTCTCAGCGCCTAATCCATTGCCTTGATGAGTTAGGAGCGAGCTTTTCAGTGGTCAACCCAGCTCAAAGCAGAGCAATGGCTAAAGTGCTGATGAAAACGAGTAAAACTGATGATCAAGATGCTCAAACGCTATCCCGCCTAGGTCAAAGCTTGCTGACTCAACCCTACCAGATGCCCCCAAAAGCTCAGCGTATGCGCAAAGAAGCATTCAATGCTTTATGTGCTATGCAAAAACAAGAGCGACAGATTCAAAATCAATTGCATGCCTTGAAATATTTGGTTGACCCAAATGGGGTGGTTGTGGAGGGTTATCATAGCGTTTTGACGGTGGTTAGAACACAAATAAAACGCTTACAAGCTCAACTCAGACCAGAGGTAGATCAAGTCCAGGAAAAGCAATTGGTGGAGCGCATCAGTTCGATTAAGGGAGTGGGAAAGGCCACTGCCGAAGCCTTTGTTGCACTCTTTGGTGATTTTAGTGCTTTTGATTCAGCCAAAGCCTTTACGAAATTCATTGGCTTGGCACCATCAGAGTTTAGCTCTGGTAAATCGGTGCGAGGTCGATCCTCCATCACCAAAAAGGGAAGTGCCAAGATTAGGGCCTTGCTTTTTAATTGTGCTCGTAGCGCTATGAACTACAACACCTTTTGCAAGGCCCTTTATCAAAGAATTATTGCCAAAGGCAAAAATGGGAAAGTAGCATTAACCGCAGTGATGCATAAACTGGCGCGACAGATTTTTGGGGTTGTAAAATCTGGGGTAGACTTTGATCCCAAATTTACAATTCAAAAAAAATGTGTCTAA
- a CDS encoding cyanophycinase translates to MKFSFTLSIGLLGWIVFFLPSTLQAKVYTSYFTGDTSDVKTPTTGVTVLMGGAKEDRNAMIWFLQHSGGGDVLVLRASGSDGYNKYLYTELGQKVNSVESILCHNDSSGYDPYIIRQVLNAEALWFAGGNQANYVRYWNNTPLDSAIQYVINVKRIPVGGTSAGMAILGSIVYSAENGGIQSPKALTNPYDSAVTLLKDDFIRQRWLKGVITDTHYDARERQGRHVVFIARIIQDYGEPAYGIAAEEYTAVCIEANGLARVYGDPSRGDFAYFIRPAKRRPKPPGRCTPGQSLHWEENRSALKVYKVPGTPDGSHSFQLTNWKKGSGGSWQDWFVVNGVLEMKDGAVAPKK, encoded by the coding sequence ATGAAGTTCAGTTTCACCCTTTCCATCGGCCTGCTGGGCTGGATTGTTTTTTTCCTTCCCTCTACTTTACAGGCCAAAGTGTACACCAGTTATTTTACCGGCGACACCAGCGATGTAAAAACACCCACCACCGGAGTAACGGTTTTGATGGGCGGTGCCAAAGAAGACCGCAATGCCATGATCTGGTTTTTACAACATTCGGGTGGAGGTGATGTGCTGGTGCTGCGCGCCAGCGGCAGCGATGGGTACAACAAGTATTTGTACACCGAATTGGGTCAAAAAGTCAATTCTGTAGAGTCAATCCTCTGCCACAACGATTCTTCGGGTTACGATCCCTACATCATCCGCCAGGTACTCAATGCCGAAGCGCTGTGGTTTGCCGGGGGCAACCAGGCCAATTACGTCAGGTACTGGAACAATACCCCACTGGATTCGGCCATTCAATACGTCATCAACGTGAAGCGGATTCCGGTGGGCGGCACCTCGGCGGGTATGGCCATTCTGGGCAGTATCGTGTACAGTGCCGAAAATGGCGGCATCCAGTCGCCTAAAGCGCTGACCAATCCTTATGACAGCGCAGTTACCCTGTTGAAAGACGATTTCATCCGTCAACGTTGGTTGAAAGGTGTGATCACCGACACCCATTACGACGCCCGCGAACGCCAGGGCAGACACGTGGTGTTTATAGCCCGTATTATCCAGGATTACGGCGAACCAGCTTATGGCATCGCGGCAGAGGAGTACACTGCGGTCTGCATCGAGGCCAATGGGCTGGCTCGGGTGTACGGCGATCCAAGCCGGGGTGATTTTGCCTATTTCATTCGACCGGCCAAACGGCGACCCAAGCCTCCTGGTCGCTGCACTCCAGGGCAAAGTTTGCATTGGGAGGAAAACCGCAGTGCCCTCAAAGTATACAAAGTACCGGGCACACCCGATGGCAGCCATAGTTTTCAACTGACCAATTGGAAAAAAGGAAGTGGCGGTAGCTGGCAAGATTGGTTTGTGGTGAACGGGGTGCTGGAAATGAAGGATGGGGCGGTAGCGCCGAAAAAATGA
- a CDS encoding rhodanese-like domain-containing protein produces the protein MSIKSPNFTRLQGKIGFAFLMFLGLFTGLNAQVQSRSYQFVLRKLLKHTVPELSVASVAQNLPHYPVFIDSREWNEYAVSHVKGAIWVGYKDFDFSRLEKVQKNVPIVVYCSVGYRSEKIAEKLIAAGYPHAANLYGGIFEWVNCKQALVNLEGHPTDKVHAYNKMWGTWLRIKKKRKVYK, from the coding sequence ATGAGCATAAAATCACCCAATTTCACTCGTCTTCAAGGCAAGATCGGGTTTGCATTCCTGATGTTTTTGGGTCTGTTTACGGGGCTAAACGCGCAAGTGCAAAGCCGTTCTTATCAATTTGTGCTGCGCAAATTGCTCAAACATACCGTCCCGGAATTGAGTGTAGCATCCGTTGCGCAAAACCTCCCCCATTATCCCGTTTTTATCGATTCCCGCGAGTGGAACGAATACGCTGTTAGCCACGTCAAAGGTGCCATTTGGGTGGGCTATAAAGACTTTGATTTTTCCCGTCTGGAAAAGGTGCAAAAAAATGTCCCGATTGTAGTCTATTGTTCAGTAGGTTACCGCAGCGAAAAAATCGCCGAAAAGCTGATTGCGGCGGGTTACCCCCATGCGGCCAACTTGTATGGCGGGATTTTCGAGTGGGTCAATTGCAAGCAGGCATTGGTCAATCTGGAAGGCCACCCGACCGACAAGGTTCACGCCTACAATAAAATGTGGGGTACCTGGCTCAGGATTAAAAAAAAACGAAAAGTGTACAAATAA
- a CDS encoding tyrosine-type recombinase/integrase — translation MRTYLKAHLVEKGVDLRYTQELLGYERSKTTEAYTHISF, via the coding sequence ATGCGTACCTATTTAAAGGCTCATCTGGTGGAAAAAGGAGTTGATTTGAGGTATACCCAAGAACTTTTGGGATATGAGCGCAGCAAAACGACCGAGGCTTATACCCATATCTCCTTTTAA
- a CDS encoding ATP-dependent nuclease, with protein MHITSLSLRNFRNFKKAKFHFQKGINTLIGENGSGKTNVFLALRLLLDDRMPRKIDLTDTDFNRVIGNWRGHWLVISIQFGELDNSEDCQVLSVHATGDASGQGGRLTLFFRPNFNTRKQLFDFSSKDTSEKTDETYQKILEGITIGNYESIVRGSGTGDFSDDALYKICAGDFENRVFPDPNDDDVAVLGTPVNHSELLKDFSCTFVKAMRDVVEDLKNPKTSPLLHLLRKEDKSKIDSESILDKIRGLNDDINDLTEVKNLTTGISTSINTAVGYTYAPNVKISSDVPNDIERLFQSLKLQVGDPDDLGHLGRLDRLSLGGANLIYLSLRLLEYERILSKHEKAAHFLMIEEPEAHIHTHIQKSIFKNMSPEKIRTQVIVSTHSTHISSASRIRSVNLLSRRGQFAEVFYPGKDLEEGQIDSIERYLDAVRSTLLFAKGVVMVEGDAEQIVIPELFLKVFGVSLDEIGVSLVNIGSTGFKNLAVLFHDERVRRRCAIVTDLDDSPATEVIVANAEKWKDFENSKAKGAERKVHLEDFSNSNSWIELFFAQNTFEVDFLRAGNQKTIVEVVKSIYTRKADVVRSLAKIRSGDTSVSNLEILRLAEKEGKGWFAILLSKHLTHETLIPDYILQAVAFAAPFPMDWRMLATIAQFRLEKMNATSTIANDLFRSFPQNLTDENAEDFIKTFKSAFPDDQLTQFITVQK; from the coding sequence ATGCACATAACATCTCTCTCGCTTCGTAATTTTCGGAATTTCAAAAAAGCAAAATTCCATTTTCAAAAAGGGATCAATACCTTAATCGGCGAAAATGGCTCCGGCAAGACAAATGTTTTTCTTGCTTTGCGTCTACTACTTGATGATCGGATGCCACGCAAAATTGACCTCACAGACACAGATTTCAATCGTGTTATTGGCAATTGGCGAGGTCATTGGTTGGTCATTTCTATCCAATTTGGAGAACTTGATAATAGCGAAGATTGTCAAGTACTTTCAGTACACGCGACAGGTGATGCCAGCGGGCAGGGAGGACGGCTCACTTTGTTTTTCAGGCCTAACTTTAATACGAGGAAGCAACTTTTTGATTTTTCTTCCAAAGATACATCTGAAAAAACCGACGAAACATATCAAAAAATACTTGAGGGCATTACCATAGGCAATTACGAATCTATTGTCAGGGGGAGTGGAACTGGCGATTTCTCTGATGATGCTCTTTATAAAATCTGCGCCGGCGATTTTGAAAACCGAGTTTTCCCTGACCCAAACGATGATGATGTAGCAGTGTTAGGCACACCTGTTAACCACTCAGAGCTGCTCAAAGATTTTTCATGCACTTTTGTTAAAGCAATGCGTGATGTGGTGGAAGATTTAAAAAATCCAAAGACAAGCCCGCTTCTTCATTTACTTCGCAAAGAAGACAAAAGCAAAATCGATAGCGAAAGTATCCTAGATAAAATCCGAGGCCTTAACGACGATATAAATGACCTTACTGAAGTCAAAAATTTGACTACTGGCATCTCAACAAGCATCAATACTGCTGTCGGGTATACTTATGCCCCCAATGTAAAAATCAGTTCGGACGTACCAAATGACATTGAGCGGCTCTTTCAATCCTTAAAATTACAAGTCGGGGATCCCGATGACCTTGGGCACTTAGGGCGACTCGACCGATTAAGCCTTGGTGGGGCAAATCTTATCTATCTTTCTTTACGGTTGCTCGAATATGAACGTATACTTTCCAAACATGAAAAAGCAGCGCATTTTTTGATGATTGAAGAACCAGAAGCACATATACATACACATATTCAGAAATCTATCTTTAAAAACATGTCGCCCGAAAAAATTCGGACGCAGGTTATTGTTTCGACCCATTCAACTCATATTTCTTCGGCAAGTCGCATTCGCTCGGTTAATTTACTCTCTCGGCGTGGGCAGTTTGCCGAGGTTTTTTATCCAGGAAAAGATTTGGAAGAAGGTCAAATTGATTCCATAGAACGATATCTTGATGCAGTCCGCAGTACGCTACTTTTTGCAAAAGGTGTTGTTATGGTCGAAGGCGATGCAGAACAAATCGTGATTCCAGAACTTTTTTTGAAAGTTTTTGGCGTGAGCCTCGACGAAATAGGCGTGAGTTTGGTTAACATTGGAAGCACAGGATTTAAAAATCTCGCGGTGCTTTTCCATGACGAGCGAGTGCGTCGGCGGTGTGCGATTGTTACGGATTTGGATGATTCACCTGCGACTGAAGTCATTGTTGCCAATGCTGAAAAATGGAAAGATTTCGAAAATTCAAAGGCAAAGGGGGCAGAGCGGAAGGTGCACCTTGAAGATTTCAGTAACAGTAATTCTTGGATCGAACTGTTTTTTGCTCAAAACACATTTGAAGTAGATTTTTTACGCGCAGGTAATCAAAAAACAATTGTTGAAGTCGTGAAGTCGATTTATACAAGAAAAGCAGACGTTGTAAGATCTCTTGCAAAAATTCGCTCGGGCGATACTTCGGTTTCCAACTTGGAAATACTTCGCCTTGCTGAAAAAGAAGGTAAAGGCTGGTTTGCAATCCTTCTCTCCAAGCATTTGACTCACGAAACACTCATACCGGATTACATTTTGCAAGCTGTGGCGTTTGCAGCCCCATTTCCTATGGATTGGCGAATGCTAGCGACGATTGCCCAATTTCGACTGGAAAAAATGAATGCAACCAGCACTATCGCCAATGATTTGTTCCGAAGTTTTCCACAGAATTTGACGGACGAAAATGCCGAAGACTTTATCAAAACTTTTAAGTCCGCTTTTCCCGACGATCAACTCACTCAATTTATCACAGTCCAAAAATGA
- a CDS encoding UvrD-helicase domain-containing protein, with protein MILEDLNDEQKKAVCFDDHLLLTACPGSGKTRVISHIIAYELGRLNSLNRRIVALTFTIRAAEEIERRLHLMEIETSRLWSGNIHAFCLNWILRPYAGFHPRTQRGFVIIDAVKTNEILEVLLQKDDYSIIREDFKFNSPIVKIQPNGSFIVKKPTHMPLFEAYRTELEINRFVDFEHLLFYSLELLRSCPKIAVTLSGVFQNILIDEFQDTQELQYQIIFEIVTAGRGRTKVSFVGDCDQAIFSSLGGVAKSKEEIEAGIKAKVESLDLSGNYRSNQRVINYYRNFQTTPIEITARSLIRDNPGKITLNKTLKRENLADEIAKLIQQSLNQGIVEEEIGILVPQWLLILPLARKLKHLLPGVSFDASGIAPMSDSRDNLFYKIARLFLTAPSQRLYKVRQRWATEIGLELALSIGCNQENPQFSARQVLKIVNSIQSSETQADPYLRECLTNFLFAFHVKISDFPALSISFESYFRGIQRRIERAKKEGDPLPEDIESFRNFYREATGVVISTVHGAKGEEYETIIAFGLLKGFLPHWNDIIDKSIDENDVSRKLLYVICSRAKNNLHLIMEGGRTTRKGDPLEFNNLLSNLQFEYDEP; from the coding sequence ATGATCTTAGAAGACCTCAATGATGAACAGAAAAAAGCAGTTTGTTTTGATGACCATTTACTGCTAACAGCTTGCCCAGGTAGCGGAAAAACGCGAGTCATAAGCCATATAATAGCATATGAACTTGGTAGACTCAATTCCCTAAACCGTCGCATTGTTGCACTCACTTTCACGATTCGGGCAGCGGAAGAAATCGAACGAAGACTACACCTAATGGAGATAGAAACATCTAGGCTTTGGTCGGGAAATATCCACGCATTTTGTTTGAACTGGATATTAAGACCTTATGCTGGTTTTCATCCGAGAACTCAACGTGGGTTTGTAATTATTGATGCCGTGAAAACCAATGAAATCTTGGAGGTGTTGTTGCAGAAAGATGATTATTCTATAATCCGAGAAGATTTCAAATTCAATAGCCCTATTGTGAAGATACAGCCCAACGGCTCGTTTATAGTCAAGAAACCAACCCACATGCCGCTTTTCGAAGCTTATCGAACAGAGTTGGAAATCAATCGTTTTGTGGATTTTGAACATCTTCTGTTTTACTCGCTCGAATTGTTACGTAGTTGCCCGAAAATAGCTGTGACACTTTCTGGAGTTTTTCAAAATATTCTTATTGATGAATTTCAGGACACGCAAGAACTTCAATATCAAATCATTTTTGAAATCGTTACCGCCGGCCGCGGTCGAACAAAGGTTTCTTTCGTCGGCGACTGCGATCAAGCAATTTTCAGCTCGCTCGGGGGCGTTGCAAAGTCCAAAGAAGAAATTGAAGCGGGCATCAAGGCAAAAGTTGAATCCCTTGACCTTAGTGGAAATTACCGAAGCAACCAGCGCGTGATTAATTATTATCGAAATTTCCAGACAACACCCATTGAAATCACTGCACGTAGTCTGATAAGAGATAACCCTGGGAAAATCACGTTGAACAAAACCTTGAAAAGAGAAAATTTAGCAGACGAGATAGCAAAACTAATTCAACAAAGCCTCAACCAAGGCATCGTAGAGGAAGAAATCGGAATTTTAGTGCCACAATGGCTTTTGATATTGCCACTCGCTCGAAAATTAAAACATTTACTCCCCGGAGTTTCATTCGACGCTTCAGGTATCGCCCCTATGTCTGATAGCCGAGACAACCTTTTTTACAAAATTGCTCGGCTTTTTTTAACTGCACCTTCGCAGCGTTTGTACAAGGTTCGGCAGCGGTGGGCGACGGAAATAGGTCTGGAATTGGCGCTTTCTATTGGCTGCAACCAGGAAAATCCGCAGTTTTCGGCACGTCAGGTTTTAAAAATTGTTAATAGCATCCAATCTAGCGAAACTCAAGCCGATCCTTATTTGCGGGAGTGTTTAACTAATTTTCTCTTTGCTTTTCATGTCAAAATATCAGATTTCCCTGCTCTTTCAATCAGTTTTGAGTCCTACTTCAGAGGCATCCAGCGGCGCATCGAACGTGCCAAAAAAGAAGGCGACCCTTTGCCGGAAGACATCGAATCGTTCAGAAATTTTTATCGGGAGGCAACAGGGGTGGTCATCAGTACTGTGCATGGGGCAAAAGGTGAAGAATATGAAACAATTATTGCATTTGGCCTATTAAAAGGTTTTTTACCACATTGGAATGATATAATTGATAAATCTATTGACGAAAATGATGTTTCTCGTAAATTGCTTTATGTTATTTGTTCACGAGCTAAGAACAACTTACATTTGATAATGGAAGGTGGGCGAACGACACGGAAAGGCGATCCACTTGAATTCAATAACTTGCTTTCCAATTTACAATTTGAATACGATGAACCATAA